One part of the Fundidesulfovibrio magnetotacticus genome encodes these proteins:
- a CDS encoding SDR family oxidoreductase, with amino-acid sequence MSNTETERFLAGLFGMTGKTAVVVGGTGVLCGAMAKGLWRAGCRVVLVGRDESKARAHREAWGAPEDEVLFARAEATSKADLQAALELSLDRFGGVDVWVNGAGVNSATPYLEIAEEEFERIVRTNLLSVHLGCQVVASHWTGAGRGGSIINLSSMSALRPLSRVFTYSLTKAAVWNLTQNLAREWAGRGIRVNALCPGFFPAEQNRKVLDKDRIASIMRQTPMDRFGEAEELVGATLLLASDKAGSFITGANLVVDGGFAVTSI; translated from the coding sequence ATGAGCAACACGGAAACGGAGCGTTTTCTGGCCGGACTGTTCGGCATGACCGGCAAGACGGCCGTGGTGGTGGGCGGAACGGGCGTGCTCTGCGGGGCCATGGCCAAAGGGCTGTGGCGGGCGGGCTGCCGGGTCGTGCTGGTCGGCAGGGACGAGTCCAAGGCCCGCGCGCACCGCGAAGCCTGGGGCGCGCCCGAGGACGAGGTGCTCTTCGCCAGGGCCGAGGCCACCAGCAAGGCGGACCTTCAAGCTGCACTTGAACTTTCCCTGGACCGTTTCGGCGGCGTGGACGTCTGGGTGAACGGGGCGGGCGTCAATTCGGCCACGCCCTACCTGGAGATCGCCGAGGAGGAATTCGAGCGCATCGTCCGCACGAACCTCCTCTCCGTGCACCTGGGGTGCCAGGTGGTCGCCTCCCACTGGACAGGGGCGGGCAGGGGCGGCTCCATCATCAACCTGAGCTCCATGTCCGCGCTGAGGCCGTTGTCCCGGGTGTTCACCTACAGTCTCACCAAGGCGGCCGTGTGGAACCTGACGCAGAACCTGGCCCGCGAATGGGCAGGCAGGGGCATCCGGGTCAACGCCCTGTGCCCGGGCTTCTTTCCGGCCGAGCAGAACCGCAAGGTGCTCGACAAGGACCGCATCGCCTCCATCATGCGCCAGACCCCCATGGACCGCTTCGGCGAGGCGGAGGAGCTTGTGGGAGCAACCCTCCTTCTGGCATCGGACAAGGCCGGCAGCTTCATAACCGGAGCCAACCTCGTGGTGGACGGCGGATTCGCCGTCACTTCGATCTGA